The sequence below is a genomic window from Candidatus Binataceae bacterium.
TCGTCTGGCAATGCCGCCGCAGTGCGGCTATCTGCCGATCGCTGCAGGAGCGCGAAAATGAAGTGACCGAGCGCACCGGCCTGCTCATAGATCCGTATTTCTCGGGGACCAAGCTTAAGTGGTTGCTCGACGAGCGGCCCGCATGGCGCTCGCGAGCAGAACGCGGGGAGCTTTGTTTCGGAACCATCGATACGTGGCTTGCATTCCGGCTCTCGAAAGGCGCCAGCTTCGTTACCGACTACACCAACGCCTCGCGCACTATGCTGCTGAACCTGGAGCGACTGGAGTGGGACGATGAAATGCTGGCCATGCTTGGTGCGCCGCGCGAGATGCTCCCGGCGGTAGTCAGTTCGCGCGGGCCGATGGCGGAGACGGCAGCGGGCACTATAGGTTCCCGACCGGTACCGATTGCCGCGTTAATTGGCGATCAGCAATCGGCGTTGTATGGGCAGGGCGCGGTACATGCGGGACACTCAAAAGCGACCTATGGCACGGGCGCCTTTTTACTGATGAACACTGGTAACGAACGTGTTCGATCCCGCCATCGTTTGTTGGCCACTGCCGCACTTGGGCCCGACGGTGCGCGTGCATTCGCGCTGGAAGGATCTGTGTTCGTAGCAGGCGCGGCTATTCAGTGGCTGCGCGATGGCCTCGGGCTCCTGAAACGAGCTGCGGACAGCCTCGCCCTGGCGCGCCGCAGCCGGGATCGAACGCAAGTCTACATGGTTCCCGCCTTCGTGGGACTTGGCGCGCCGCACTGGGATTCGGCGGCGCGCGGCGCGATCCTTGGGATCACGCGTGGTACCACGCGCGCTGACCTCGTGCGCGCGGCGCTGGACAGCATCGCTTACCAGGTAGGGGACGTGTTTTCGGCAATGGAGCAGGATACCGCCCGCGCGATGAGCGAACTGAGGGCAGATGGTGGCGCCAGCATGAATCCGTATCTACTGCAGTTTCAGGCTGACATCATCGACAAGCCGGTGCGCCGGCCGAAGATGGCGGAGACGACGGCGCTTGGCTCCGCGATGCTTGCCGGCCTCGCGACGGGGGTGTGGGGACATCAGGGCGAG
It includes:
- the glpK gene encoding glycerol kinase GlpK — protein: MSDLVLAIDQGTTGTTVFVIDSRGRVRGRAYREIRQYYPRPGWVEHDAEEIAHSAISLAKAAMKAARAKASDLRGIGITNQRETFLLWERRSGKPLHRAIVWQCRRSAAICRSLQERENEVTERTGLLIDPYFSGTKLKWLLDERPAWRSRAERGELCFGTIDTWLAFRLSKGASFVTDYTNASRTMLLNLERLEWDDEMLAMLGAPREMLPAVVSSRGPMAETAAGTIGSRPVPIAALIGDQQSALYGQGAVHAGHSKATYGTGAFLLMNTGNERVRSRHRLLATAALGPDGARAFALEGSVFVAGAAIQWLRDGLGLLKRAADSLALARRSRDRTQVYMVPAFVGLGAPHWDSAARGAILGITRGTTRADLVRAALDSIAYQVGDVFSAMEQDTARAMSELRADGGASMNPYLLQFQADIIDKPVRRPKMAETTALGSAMLAGLATGVWGHQGELEVFHRGAKVFHPKMNSATREALLAGWRDAVARVRQPALCVAP